Below is a window of Pocillopora verrucosa isolate sample1 chromosome 6, ASM3666991v2, whole genome shotgun sequence DNA.
atacatgaaaatgtgtacagctaataacactttaatccctgagagtgattagcatctaatttctcctttcaatatcacctctgagtcacacattaaggtcatgagaataaaggaaatgataatcaactgaagaacctcttgattgttaaacaaattctccttgccagcacataaggaaatatatagaaaacagtttggagaatatgcattctgatattagagtgtaaagggttaaagacatcatgtaatcagctatatatatgtagagtactgcttgaatatatgattgcattaagtacaaatgccaagtaaacatcattctgtggtcttctactcttccaccctgAAGGTTGTcttgtgtaacaaaaaaaaaacctttctaaaGACACCTCcacaatggtaggtacacacaactgacatgtatgagtgaagcatgtcaagcattaatatatgattgtcaatttgccttttattgcttgcaaacagcttacttCTATCACCcttaaaaacttctgtatccccacTGTATCCCccacccttgcgaaatggcttttggaattcctaggaattcctaggattttccaaggaattcctaggaataaaggtgtgaattttcacggtaaattcggactgggaattcctaggaattcccaggaattcccaaccataacaactctggttctaaaaacctagaaattcctagaaattcccagaaattcccagaaattccaagtttatagccaacaggacttggaattcctaggaattccaactaagagaaccaatgactttccctgaaaagctgtaaatctaaaaaactcctaggaatttttgggaatttctgggaatttttgggaatttttgggaatttttgggaatttttaggaatgtttaagaattactgagaattttaagcaaaaatttgaggctaatgatataaaataaatactttaaattaaaaaaaccctgctaaaattcaagtattcaatgaaatttatttagaagcttaattaaggcttacatgtaaaatatttttgattaattattaacatcaatgtgtggtaatattaggatggaatttgatttatttttcttttcttgaaaactttgtatggattaatcctcaattacagctattcatataaaatagttctaatcaatcattaaatttggtttgacacaaattgtgaagaaaatctgttgattctcttccataaaatacaatatcttaagttatatttatatagttatattcttgggagtgaaggggctaattacagacaaataaaattgattttttgattaaaatcttgttgtaaccgtaatgaatgaagttatcctaaactgcaaacttagctgctgtttgtactgtttgtattttttttcctgggttcacaatgagttggccttgaatgaggttgtcaacaagaaccttgaccattttgtatctggattccttgacatctgaaatatgtatgtttaaagctcagaccaggcttttaagatggctatgaggaaaagggcattcattggattctcaaattgagaaatctctgttatattgagtgacttttatattggagttagtacatctctaTCATGggttttactaaaaaagggctgaatacattattttgttttttccaaggagggcttctttatgtactacggtttgttatgaatcttgaatgttcccaaacgtgactagaggaatcttgaaaccttactgataggtttatttcattgtaaagcataagcttaagaaactgcggcatgcaagtgaccgattcgattctcagaattattctagtttcagttgcgccgagcgttatgtaagcttaattcaacccgctacatctattctattataagattttgatcacgaaacgaatatcgcaatttttactcaccacaaactttcaaaatcgtagctttacagatggccactcgactcttgtttgtaccagtcaatatgtcaactgttgtcccttcttttaactccacggcgccaacgactttcttctcttttacaacactcacgctattctcgttttcccattgaaccacaataaaagctatctttagaaatgttatattaagcaaaacagttgagaaaagcgatcaaccgatgaaaagtacattcaaagatgagcgccaaatggagtcttctttgtttccgatcacggccatgatcacgtggatcttttaggacttgtcattggctagcaaagtgaatccgctgtCTTGgcgattgcagtgttaagagaagcgcacaactttactctgacttctccgaccggttgTCTGCTTCTAgtagatggatagcttggtgatataaataaagatgtgagctcactctatgtagaaataatcgacaagaatcgatcgtattacaaatgcacgatttgtggccgaaagttgtcgaggaaacaaagactcgaaactcacttgagttgtgttaatggcaaaggtgagaaataacacaagccaatcatagttttgaatgcgaccacaaatcgtcttttaccctcatatttataaaagaaggataccacattcggaagtataagagatacatagatgatcccagtgcaccagtacctaaatctacaaagcttgaccgtagcaagcgttcagcaacacgttccaacaccgccatctcgagtcagtcgtttccactgaacttaaagcagtattgacaatagagtagagtgcgtcttacaaaggagaaacatttgtacaagagacagaagtagctatatgcgattgcagaggtgcgttggaactctggtccacaaatagttatgcacttcccgaagtataaaacaattttgttgatagctgacagacagagaagaacaacaagtaaacttaagagctgttattattgaagtgtgactagcacttttcatttttatataagaaggacttgtaatttgcaccaaaaataaaaggatgtaatgtttttttgggagatccagtgattgggacatttaagaaattaagttatgaaaggaaacttggttggtacttctcactactaacaagtcttgttgacaaatattttcagatcagagtttcaaataaagtaaattgaagacgtcatataaaaggtgtttttcctcaaagggaacattgactacctctgtcttgtctgcatgccaaatgtttgcaaagtgtgtggatgatccacaagtattggaactcttacaaaaatgttttgtaagaataaaaacagcaaaacaaattacagcaattagtcatgaaaatagagcaaaaaactgaaaaaaaaagcagcaacaacaatcatgaaaaaagaaagattaattaggtgttgaatttgtttgtctaaggcatgaaatttctacttaaagtattgtcaacaaaaagtctctgacagcgtttgaggcaactgagcttgactgttccaaggttttctaacaaaggcaaccagtaatgtaggttagggaagtaagataacaatgtaattattgttaattattgtggaagttggcaatttccatttaacataactgacagctggttcatgagaaaatccatattaatgtaaagatttactaaaacttagtttgagtaataaatttcatgatctttaagttataaacatgtacatgtatgtatatctcttggtaagttttgtatagcataccttttattgagccaaagttttaagcctctgaaattactctttttcttaaaaccttcacattcaaagtattgagaattttttagaatttatgtggacctcagggtattaaaattgcctcaaattcaattcccagaaattcccagaaattcccaagagttccacacttcttaaattataggtagtttgtaaagctgagaattcctaggaattcctagggattccaagtccaaGGGGGgaacccatggccacgccatcCGTCTGTTCGTAAAGTGCTCCATTATACTGGAAGAGTTGTCCTTTTGTAGCTACACTGAGAAGGTCAACAAGGTCCGTTTTGGTCAGGTTCAGGTCATAGGTTGAATTAAACCAGTCGTTGTCACAAGCTCTGTTCGCGAGTATCTCAATTGTTTCATCCAAGGGTACGTTGGTAAAGAGGGAGGACACGTCGTAAGAAACCAGAATGTCGCCGTTTGATATTTCCAATTCGCGAATTTTGTCGGCAAATTCAAAAATGTCAGTTACTGTGTAGCGATTCAGAGAGAGAGGCTTAAGTTTAGAGTCGAGCCATTTCGCCAGTGCATAGTTGTAAGTTTGCGTTGCTGATAGTATAGGGCGCATCGCCAAGCGCTCCTTGTGTGTTTTCGGTAAGCCGTACAAATGCGCTAATCTGGAACCTGTAGGACGAACAGTATCTGCTATGGACTTAGGCAGAATTCTACGAACAATGGCGTCtaaatctttctctttctttaggAGGGGGTGGTAATATGTTGGCGGTCTACCTTTACTCGAGGGCCTTTCCAGGGGAACAGCTTGAAATTTACTGGAATCATTGATGGAAGCTTCGGATAATAGTCGCAGATATTCGGACTTATCCATTACGACCACTCCCGATCCTTTATCTGGTTTGGTGATGACGATGTCGTCACGTCGTTTCAGTTGTTCGATGGCAACCAAAAGTGTCTTGGGAGGTTCTGTACTTTGCGCTGGATGTAATTCAGAGCTACGGATCGTAGGATTGCGGCCGCCAATTCTTTCAAATCATCGCTTTCAAGATGAGGTTCAAGGCTCCAGTAAGCCTTTTCAGAGCTCGCTTTCACTTCAATCGGTGACACTCGTTGCGGAAAGGCAAATTTCAAACCCCGACACAAAACCAGTTTCTGGAAGAAAGAGAGTTCATAAGACGATATGTTGTGAATATGCTCGTCAACATCCGTTTCTTTGTAGAGTAACCTAGCGATCTTCTTTGTGTGAGTGCTCATTACCTCCTGATAGTACTTGTTTCTGAGATTGACCATTGTGCGTAGGATGCAAGTGTAACGGAACAAGCTGCAGCTTCGACGAATTTCATCGTAGATGGAGTTGATCTCGCACCTGAGAGATGCACTTTgtttgatcttttcctttagCTCTTCAGAAACTACATTCCTTTCGAAGGCTACCGATGACTGCTTCCATTTAGAACTCCTTTCTTTGTCAATCTTGGCGAAAGTTGGAGTAAGATCGAAATTCTGACAGAGTCGCAGAAATTCAATTGAACCATCGCAGTTGGTCTGTTTCTTGCTGCAC
It encodes the following:
- the LOC136281929 gene encoding uncharacterized protein, whose amino-acid sequence is MDKSEYLRLLSEASINDSSKFQAVPLERPSSKGRPPTYYHPLLKKEKDLDAIVRRILPKSIADTVRPTGSRLAHLYGLPKTHKERLAMRPILSATQTYNYALAKWLDSKLKPLSLNRYTVTDIFEFADKIRELEISNGDILVSYDVSSLFTNVPLDETIEILANRACDNDWFNSTYDLNLTKTDLVDLLSVATKGQLFQYNGALYEQTDGVAMGSPLGLGIPRNS